A region of the Ignavibacteriota bacterium genome:
CTCAGCATTAAAAAAACTGGAGTTGAGCCTTGAAGGGCATAATGCATTACGTTCCTACACCCGATAAATGAAAGGAGGGTTGTAATAAGAAAAAATATTCGGATTGAGTAGTAACTCAGTTGCCGTTGTTCACTCATCTTGCGCAAACGTCAAGATATAGTTATTGATGTCAAGGATTGAGAACTCGGTGGCGCCGTAAAAAGTTTTTTCCAATCCTTTCAGAATGGTCACATTGCTTTGAACCTTTTGAAACAATTCACGAACGTTACTCACCTTGATATACAAAAGCAACGAACCGCCATCCTGCCTGCTGATATTCGGCAACTCCTCTCCGAGGCTCCCGAATGTTTGAAACATGATAGTAACGTTTCCGTTGTTCATCATCGCCCAAACGAAGTCTCCCTCTTCCGGTACGGTCATGGTCAATGTGAAGCCGAGCAATTTGTAAAACTCAATTGTCTCGTTGATATCCTTGACGAAGATGTTTGGTGTCAGGCTTTCCATAGTGTTCTTAATAGTTGTTGTGTGGGATGAACTCAATTATTGAAAATGAAGAGAGATAATATAATCGCAAGACTAATCTTCTCTTTACTCAATCAAGGCGTGGTCCGTGACAGAACAGACCCAAAATTGAAATTTCGCGAAGGAGAACCATAGCGTTGTTGATTTCTGATTTTTTTCGGGCAGAAATCAGAATTCAACTTTCGGAAATTATTGGATGGAAATATGAATATCCACACCCGCTTCGTTCGTTGTTGTGCCGGGGATGGTTGAACCACCCTCATCCGGCGCGGTGCGGGAATAACGATAGAACAACGATGCGGTAACGCGTGCGCTCAGTGTATAACGAATGCGCGGCTCCATGGTCGTGCGGATGTTTCCATCCAACGGTGTTCCTTCCTGATTGGTTTGCAGGAATGCCGGGTCGTGTTGGCGCCGTGTTTTTAACGCACGCGAATAGGTGAACGAAAACTCCAAATCGTTTTTCAAATTCAATCCGAACAACGGGAACTCAAAACCGCGACGCGAATAGTTGAGCGATAACGACATTTCCGATGTAACATCCTCCGTGATTTTCTGGTTTGTCAGACTCAAGTCGTACGCCGTGCTGGTTTTATACTGGAAGTTTCCGCCCAGATTTCCTTTCCATACTTCTTTGAATGTTGTTTGAAGTCCGATAAGCGGGGCAAAATCATAACTGATGCGCTCCACATCCGTTTGTTCGCTTCCATCATCGGCGATGTGGAAATCACGTCGGAACGAAGAGCGGTAACTATGGTCGAGCGACATAGATTGCACCCAATCGCTGATACCCGTAATTTTTTCTACGCCACTCCAACGCAGAGACCAGTTTGCGCGCGGTACAAATTGTCCGAGGAATTTATTGAGGAACGGAAGCGCTTCCATTCCCTTCTCGAATGCATCTGCTGCCGCCGCGCCCGGCTTGTTCGTATATTCAGGGGATTTTATATTTGCTTCATACTTCTTTCCCACATCTTCCAGATTACTCTTGAAAACTTTAAACAGCAAAATCGGGGGAAGCGACATATACGAACGCTCAACAGTACCGCCAGTTTTCGTAGAACCTTCTATCGGAAGCCCGAGGATAGAATCTGTTGACAGGTTCGTTGTACGCCGGTATTGCCATCCGACTTTCCAATTGATTTCCAAAGAAGCGCCTTCCCACAACGGACGATTGGTTTTCAGAGCGATATCATTTTTCTGGCTGAAGTCGTTCGTCAGTCTACCATTTTTTGCTCGTAAACCAAGCGAGTTTGAAACCCAGCCATCCGGTCCGCGATACGCAATCGGTTCGAAGAACGGGAAACTGCCTGTCCATCGTAATGTACTGCTTGGGTCGGAGACAAGTCCTAACTGATACAGCCGCGAAGGTCCGCCGCCGTTTGTGTCTGCATCCGGCATCTGGAACGGGAGCGTTCCCCAGAAATTTTTAAACCCCGTACTTCCGATTACTCCGTTGTTGGCAGAGCGATTCGATTGCCCGAATGAAATGTTGATATTTTCATAATCAAGCAGTGGATACTTGATTAAAATCTTTGCAAAATACTTCAACTTCTCCAACGGGTTAATAGAGGCACTTGTATCTTCCACCGCGGCTGAATCTGCCGGAATTCTCTTGGTAGAATCATTCGGGTCAACCCGCATTTCCCGCTGCTGAATGCGCGGTGGTTGTTGTTGTTTTGATTGTGCCGGTGCATCATCATCCTTAAACCAACCGTCGGCAAGCGATTTCAGACGGAAGTTGAACCCCGCACTGATGGAGTTTTCCCACGCCGCGCTTTTGCCGAGGTCGCCGCGCTGAAACGCGTTCTGCCATGCATAGTTAACCCGGTACCCGACATTAATCTGGTCAAGATATTTTGTGATGTTGAAGATATTCGGGATTTTCGGTTTCAGGTTGAACGTGATGTTCTGCCCGTATGAACCATCGCGCCCGCCGAAGAAAAGTGCATGAAGGACTTGTGAAAAACTCTGTGTTCCGGTTGTATCAAGATACAACAAATCTCTTTTGATGTTGATAACATAATCGCCGCCAATACCAAGCAAACCACCTTCTGTAATTTTCCAACCGAACGATAATTGTTTCGAGGCATTGAACGTTCGCGTTTCGCGCACTGCCGAGTTTTGCGTTCTGCTTAACGATGAGTTCAATGAACGTCCGCCATCCAAACTGGATCTGAAGCCCATAATCGGGAAGAGATAAATCTTCCAGTCTTTATAATCTTCCAGCAAATAAATTCCATTAAACAACGAAGAGAACGGTTGCAGGAAGAGACTGTGGTTCAGCGTCACATCATAGTTCATTCCGAAATTCCATTGCCATGAAGTAGCCGAAACAATGGATGGGTCGCGCTGACTTGATGAAGCATAGTTGAACCGGAGCGTGATGCTATTAATAATATCGCGGATATACCACGCCTCGAACGGCAGTCCGAATTTGAAGCCTGAAACAGAGAAGTTGTCACGCACACTCAACGTTTGCGATTCGGTGATGATACGCTCGGATGCGGCGAGTTTTTCTTCGGGAGTTGCATCTGCCGAAGTTCTCTCCCCCGCTCTCCGTGCCGCTTCATCAACAACGACGTCGGTGTTCGGGAGATATTTCGGCAATGCGATATTTTCCTGATGGCTGTAGGCAATCGGCAGTGATGTTTTCCAATCCTGCGGCAGGAAATGGTCAAGTGCAAAATTTGTATTGACCGCCCAATTCTTCCTTGTCACGCGGTCGCCGAACGCACGGTCAACTCCGTGGTAGTTCGGGTCGGTGTACGAATAATTCACAGAAACATTTCCGAAGTCGGCTAATTTTATTTGCGTGTCGAACCTGTACGCGCCGCCTGCGCTGTTGTCCACCTCGGTTACACGCATTTCGTTCACCCACACCTTACCGAACAACTCGCGCGGCGGATTTGTGTAGCGTGTTTTATGCGGATATCTTCCCGAAATATTCCGGACGCCAATGCCAAGATATTGCACTTTCGTGAGTGCGGGGTTTCCGCGAATCGCATAGAACGAACCCGGTGGTCCGCTGGGAGCGGGAATCTGTGACGCGTTCGCACCGGAATCCCGCGCGGCTTTCACCGAAGTCAATTCGGAAAAGACGACATTCATCTCACCCCACTCCGATGTGAGTGGCTGGCGGTATTCATAATAGTTTAAGGTGTCGGCTCCAAACCGTAAAAAGATTTCCGCATCTTCACCAAACGACTGGTCACCATGCACAAAGACTTTCAACGAACGGTAGTTGAACATATCAATCGGGCGTTGAGAAAAATATTTCGCTACCTGCCGGGTCTCGCCTGCGCGCAACCCGTTGATAAGCATGGCAAGCGATTGTTCGTTCCCGAAAATTTCCTGGTCCGGCTGTGTGCGGTCCCGCTCACGGATAACGCCTGGGGGAATCGTGTAGAAATCAGGCGCGCCGCTATTGTCTTCGATGTTCACGACCGAAACTTTCATTACAGAATCATCACGCATGGTTTCGAGCCATTGATTTCCGACAAAACTGATTTCCGCGATTCGTAAACGGACCGGGGCTTTATATCCCGAAAGCCAGAGACGGATGTATTGAACATTTTGTAAAATGCTTACTACCGATTGCCCGCCAACTATCCTTGTACTATCCTGCAAGGGAATGCGAACCTGAAACCATTTGTTCGTTCCGCCGCCAACGATAGCAATGTTTTTCGAACCATCCTCAAGCGATTCTGCAAGCGGAATTTCATATTCAATATATGTATCGGTAACGTCTGCCGTACCATTCCCGTTCAGGTCTTCTGTGTCGGGATAGCGACCATCAACCGAGTTTCGTTCACCATTTCTCTCTGTTCCGTTGATGCGTTCAAAACTATTGCTTTCGGTTGTATAGTCGAAATTATCGCCGCTCGGGTCGTCGGCATACTGGGGGTTACGCGTAATAAATTCTGAATACCGTGCACGTTCCTGAACATCAGATAGCGTATCCAATCCAATATCTTCTCCGGGATTAAGAACGCCATTCGGTAAACCTGCGAGATTTTGTTCGGTGATGACAGCGTCTTCCGAATTCAACTTACCGTTCGGAACGACATCTTCGCTCACCTTTCCGATATCAACATACAATCGTCCTTTACGCAAATCAAGCGAATCCTCGCTCGTCGCGCGGAACCACATTTCCAAGTACGCAATGTTCTGTTGTGTTAAATCTCCGGCTGTCGAGTTGATGTATCGCTGAACACCGTTCCAGTTTCTCTCCGGATACATCTTCAACGTCGAGTCAATATTCAAAGAGTAATTAAACATCCCGCGTTCGAGCGGGTTGTAATCGAGAATCAAAATCGGGACGAGTTCCTGCCCGCGGCGAACACTTTTAAATGGCCAGATTTCCTGTGTAGATACCGGCTCATATCGTTGTGTATTATTGAACCACGACATTTTCGCTTTTGAATACATTTTCGAAAGCGGTGTCATAGTTTCAGGACCAACCAACGTATACACCGGCGGACTTGCAGGTTTCCACGCCGTGTAGTTGACATTGAGCGGAACAGTTCTTCGGGAACCTTCAAAGTCATCAATGTAGGCAATGCTCGCGCCGTTATCGCTTTGAATAGAACTTCGTTTTGTGTTCGGGTCGGGGAGAATGTACGCGGCTTCACCGGAAATTTTTATTGATGACATCTCACGCGCGCGGAGCCCGGGAATTGCATCAAGAGCAGAAGTGAGGAACGGAAGATTGAACGACGTTCCCCCGTCAATTCCCATGATGGTATTGTTCGTCGGCTCTTCGCCAAGACGGACTTTATCGCTGAGTGTTTCCTGATTCAGGTTCATAATGGTGAAACCGAATTTTGAATCTCGTCCCAAATCGAGTTCGCCGCGCGCTCCCATCAACGTCTTCGATGCAATCTGGAACATATCATTCTGTTCAAACTTCACCTGAAGATTCGCTCCCGGCACAAGCGCTTCTTCTTTCCTGACATTTACTTCACCGATAATATAATTCACATCATAATCAACACCGGCGGTAAGAGGTGAACCATTCAGCAACACCTGAACGCTTCCTTCGACAACATTGAACGAGCCAAGCGGAATCCGCGCGCTGACGGCACCTGTAACATTGACACGAATTGTATAGATATTACTCTGGAGTGAGTTTCTTTCCTGTTCGGTTAATTTTCTGTTATAGATGCCACGAAGAATTAAACTGTCATAATCTTTAACACCGTTTGCTTCGAATTGTTCGGCAAGGGCAGAATCGAACGGCTCCAGGTTGGGGAAAATCAGTTCTCCCCGTTCTTTATCAATGGTAAAGTTCGGTAGGAAATCGAATAAATTATCAGGACCTTCACCGCCCACGCGATACCTGTCGAGTTGAAGCAGTGTCAACAAATTCACGCCTTTCGGGTCTTCTATATCGTTCCCGACTATGGGCTTGTAATACACCTTCAGGTCAAGTCCCCCTTCTTTAATATCTCTCGCATCGAGCGAATAAATATTTCGAAGTTGAAGTTTCCATGCAGGATAATAAGATTCCGTTAAGTTTTCCGGCTTAATCAGTTTGAGTACGATTGGGCGCGTTGAGTTTGTATCGTTCCCGGCAAACTCTCCAAAGTACCTGGATTGTCCTCCAATCGTACTGTACGACACCGCAATGATTTCATTGTCGTTCGGAGCGGAGTTAAGCGAGATGAAACCTTCGACAGGATGAATTTTATAATCTTTGTTTGGTTCGAGACGAACAAAAAATCCTGAGTAGTACGAACCTACCGTAGAGTCTAATGTTGAAAGAATGTCTTCGTCAT
Encoded here:
- the sprA gene encoding cell surface protein SprA: MTIHLPARALVPLVKDFTRTRYFYAIGVVCLLLLTQQTGVISFSTGMLHQHAPSQGNFLFQSSNTFTALADTDLVGADTVKTDSLKKDTPVEALPLEIPDTTEDESVAPEDSVEEEPEVEPETEAGEPDSLVQEDSLKIPKSLLHDSLRVASDSTSSDSTKNDSTYVVFLDSTWRMQQHTHHRRDDVAVNLFARYNSSLYLDVVSPAYVREISMDTLGRFVTIREQVNGVDVKVPITLTTEEYIRQRLEFEKLNNWRTMTYEYNLNKGDDGLGGLFSSFTNIEIPVPQNPIFSIFGKNKISLRITGAIDIRAGFRNVTSDLQTLASTDQSRNEPDFKQDVSINVDGSVGDKLKINADWNTQRTFEFENSLKIRYQGYDDDIIKTIEAGNVSLSVPSFVGSSQALFGIKSEMQFGPLKLTALVSQKKGSAKEVSVSGGSKAVGKDISPLRYSLSHFFVDTVYRKIFEEFHRVYPPQITSEMQQLEISEIEVWKAPTNAQVQGRKQARAYINLPPKIDRNETYDEDILSTLDSTVGSYYSGFFVRLEPNKDYKIHPVEGFISLNSAPNDNEIIAVSYSTIGGQSRYFGEFAGNDTNSTRPIVLKLIKPENLTESYYPAWKLQLRNIYSLDARDIKEGGLDLKVYYKPIVGNDIEDPKGVNLLTLLQLDRYRVGGEGPDNLFDFLPNFTIDKERGELIFPNLEPFDSALAEQFEANGVKDYDSLILRGIYNRKLTEQERNSLQSNIYTIRVNVTGAVSARIPLGSFNVVEGSVQVLLNGSPLTAGVDYDVNYIIGEVNVRKEEALVPGANLQVKFEQNDMFQIASKTLMGARGELDLGRDSKFGFTIMNLNQETLSDKVRLGEEPTNNTIMGIDGGTSFNLPFLTSALDAIPGLRAREMSSIKISGEAAYILPDPNTKRSSIQSDNGASIAYIDDFEGSRRTVPLNVNYTAWKPASPPVYTLVGPETMTPLSKMYSKAKMSWFNNTQRYEPVSTQEIWPFKSVRRGQELVPILILDYNPLERGMFNYSLNIDSTLKMYPERNWNGVQRYINSTAGDLTQQNIAYLEMWFRATSEDSLDLRKGRLYVDIGKVSEDVVPNGKLNSEDAVITEQNLAGLPNGVLNPGEDIGLDTLSDVQERARYSEFITRNPQYADDPSGDNFDYTTESNSFERINGTERNGERNSVDGRYPDTEDLNGNGTADVTDTYIEYEIPLAESLEDGSKNIAIVGGGTNKWFQVRIPLQDSTRIVGGQSVVSILQNVQYIRLWLSGYKAPVRLRIAEISFVGNQWLETMRDDSVMKVSVVNIEDNSGAPDFYTIPPGVIRERDRTQPDQEIFGNEQSLAMLINGLRAGETRQVAKYFSQRPIDMFNYRSLKVFVHGDQSFGEDAEIFLRFGADTLNYYEYRQPLTSEWGEMNVVFSELTSVKAARDSGANASQIPAPSGPPGSFYAIRGNPALTKVQYLGIGVRNISGRYPHKTRYTNPPRELFGKVWVNEMRVTEVDNSAGGAYRFDTQIKLADFGNVSVNYSYTDPNYHGVDRAFGDRVTRKNWAVNTNFALDHFLPQDWKTSLPIAYSHQENIALPKYLPNTDVVVDEAARRAGERTSADATPEEKLAASERIITESQTLSVRDNFSVSGFKFGLPFEAWYIRDIINSITLRFNYASSSQRDPSIVSATSWQWNFGMNYDVTLNHSLFLQPFSSLFNGIYLLEDYKDWKIYLFPIMGFRSSLDGGRSLNSSLSRTQNSAVRETRTFNASKQLSFGWKITEGGLLGIGGDYVINIKRDLLYLDTTGTQSFSQVLHALFFGGRDGSYGQNITFNLKPKIPNIFNITKYLDQINVGYRVNYAWQNAFQRGDLGKSAAWENSISAGFNFRLKSLADGWFKDDDAPAQSKQQQPPRIQQREMRVDPNDSTKRIPADSAAVEDTSASINPLEKLKYFAKILIKYPLLDYENINISFGQSNRSANNGVIGSTGFKNFWGTLPFQMPDADTNGGGPSRLYQLGLVSDPSSTLRWTGSFPFFEPIAYRGPDGWVSNSLGLRAKNGRLTNDFSQKNDIALKTNRPLWEGASLEINWKVGWQYRRTTNLSTDSILGLPIEGSTKTGGTVERSYMSLPPILLFKVFKSNLEDVGKKYEANIKSPEYTNKPGAAAADAFEKGMEALPFLNKFLGQFVPRANWSLRWSGVEKITGISDWVQSMSLDHSYRSSFRRDFHIADDGSEQTDVERISYDFAPLIGLQTTFKEVWKGNLGGNFQYKTSTAYDLSLTNQKITEDVTSEMSLSLNYSRRGFEFPLFGLNLKNDLEFSFTYSRALKTRRQHDPAFLQTNQEGTPLDGNIRTTMEPRIRYTLSARVTASLFYRYSRTAPDEGGSTIPGTTTNEAGVDIHISIQ
- a CDS encoding glyoxalase, translating into MESLTPNIFVKDINETIEFYKLLGFTLTMTVPEEGDFVWAMMNNGNVTIMFQTFGSLGEELPNISRQDGGSLLLYIKVSNVRELFQKVQSNVTILKGLEKTFYGATEFSILDINNYILTFAQDE